In the genome of Halostella limicola, one region contains:
- a CDS encoding HemK2/MTQ2 family protein methyltransferase has translation MTDLADRRGIETEVYQPAEDSHLLATAAVERLDGDERVLEVGTGSGYVAVAAADETGADVVAADLNPHACRQARERAANEGVDVDVVRADLVAPFRDGAFDAVLFNPPYLPENEAAERDDWMEVALSGGETGRAVVDPFVDAVGRVVAPGGVVLLLVSTLTGYDEVIARANDRGFAAETVVEESYPFETLSVLALTRE, from the coding sequence GTGACGGACCTCGCCGACCGCCGCGGGATCGAGACCGAGGTGTACCAGCCGGCGGAGGACTCCCACTTGCTCGCGACGGCCGCCGTCGAGCGCCTCGACGGCGACGAGCGCGTCCTGGAGGTCGGCACGGGGTCGGGCTACGTCGCCGTCGCGGCGGCCGACGAGACCGGCGCGGACGTGGTCGCCGCGGACCTCAACCCCCACGCCTGTCGGCAGGCCCGGGAGCGCGCCGCGAACGAGGGCGTCGACGTGGACGTGGTCCGGGCGGACCTCGTCGCGCCGTTCCGCGACGGCGCGTTCGACGCAGTGCTGTTCAACCCGCCGTACCTCCCGGAGAACGAGGCGGCCGAGCGCGACGACTGGATGGAGGTGGCGCTGTCGGGCGGCGAGACGGGGCGGGCCGTCGTCGACCCGTTCGTCGACGCCGTCGGTCGGGTGGTGGCTCCCGGCGGCGTCGTCCTCCTGCTGGTGAGCACGCTCACCGGGTACGACGAGGTGATCGCGCGGGCGAACGACCGCGGGTTCGCCGCGGAGACGGTCGTCGAGGAGTCGTACCCGTTCGAGACGCTGTCGGTGCTGGCGCTGACGCGCGAGTGA
- a CDS encoding methionine synthase, whose amino-acid sequence MTNENKDQFRPADHPNDNFILTTVVGSYPKPKWLDRARDLYEDEDADFDEDAWKEAKDDGSRLITKEHERAGLDVVVDGEMRRNEMVEFFADRIEGYEFKGPVKVWGHNTFDKPSVVDDVEYDESWLVDEYEFTASVADRPVKVPITGPYTLASWCFNEAYEDDAALANDLADLVNEEIEKLVDAGARYIQIDEPALATTPDDHAIVGDCLERIVDDIPEDVRIGLHVCYGDYFRIYPEILEFPVDEFDLELANGEYEQLDVFKDPEFTADLALGVTDVHVAEVESVEEIKENIKKGLEVVPPERLVVSPDCGLKLLPRVVAYEKMAKMVEAAREVEAELDEGEIEVGRSAVADD is encoded by the coding sequence ATGACTAACGAGAACAAGGATCAGTTCCGCCCCGCCGATCACCCGAACGACAACTTCATCCTGACGACCGTCGTCGGCAGCTACCCCAAGCCCAAGTGGCTCGACCGCGCCCGCGACCTCTACGAGGACGAGGACGCGGACTTCGACGAGGACGCCTGGAAGGAGGCCAAGGACGACGGCTCACGCCTCATCACGAAGGAGCACGAGCGCGCCGGTCTCGACGTCGTCGTCGACGGCGAGATGCGCCGCAACGAGATGGTCGAGTTCTTCGCCGACCGCATCGAGGGCTACGAGTTCAAGGGCCCCGTCAAGGTGTGGGGGCACAACACCTTCGACAAGCCGAGCGTCGTCGACGACGTGGAGTACGACGAGTCCTGGCTGGTCGACGAGTACGAGTTCACCGCCAGCGTCGCCGACCGGCCGGTGAAGGTGCCGATCACCGGCCCGTACACGCTCGCCTCGTGGTGTTTCAACGAGGCCTACGAGGACGACGCCGCGCTCGCGAACGACCTCGCGGATCTGGTCAACGAGGAGATCGAGAAGCTCGTCGACGCCGGCGCTCGCTACATCCAGATCGACGAGCCGGCGCTCGCGACGACGCCGGACGACCACGCAATCGTCGGCGACTGCCTGGAACGCATCGTCGACGACATCCCGGAGGACGTACGCATCGGTCTGCACGTCTGCTACGGCGACTACTTCCGCATCTACCCCGAGATCCTCGAGTTCCCGGTCGACGAGTTCGACCTCGAACTCGCGAACGGCGAGTACGAGCAGCTCGACGTGTTCAAAGACCCCGAGTTCACCGCCGACCTCGCGCTGGGCGTCACCGACGTCCACGTCGCGGAGGTCGAGTCCGTCGAGGAGATCAAGGAGAACATCAAGAAGGGTCTGGAGGTCGTCCCGCCGGAACGGCTCGTGGTCAGCCCGGACTGCGGCCTGAAGCTGCTCCCCCGCGTGGTCGCCTACGAGAAGATGGCGAAGATGGTCGAGGCGGCCCGCGAGGTCGAGGCCGAACTCGACGAGGGCGAGATCGAGGTCGGGCGGAGCGCCGTCGCCGACGACTGA
- a CDS encoding methionine synthase, translated as MTELVATSPGLFPLPDWAKDRLSDLKGHQKHDLISGDEGEEINETYEEARAEVVQLQRDAGLDLIGEGQLRWDDMLAHPLAVHDNVETRGIVRYYDNNNFYRDPVVTGDLTFDGDVAAELEAAAEETDSLQAVLPGPYSLSDLATDEHYGDEAEFLDAVAEFLAGEAEAFPDVETLFLLEPSLVENAPEDGVDERASEAIDAVANAVDADVVAHTYWGALGEKVYAHLLDADIDAVGFDFVANQEDNLYNINEYGATDDVALGLVNGQNTLMEEADAIRERVEWVNEQTPGADFEKAYLTANTELFYLPYSEFEQKLQALADAASAKEVKA; from the coding sequence ATGACGGAACTCGTAGCGACGTCCCCGGGGCTGTTCCCGCTCCCGGACTGGGCGAAAGACAGGCTCTCCGACCTGAAGGGCCACCAGAAGCACGACCTCATCAGCGGCGACGAGGGCGAGGAGATAAACGAGACGTACGAGGAGGCGCGCGCGGAGGTCGTTCAACTCCAGCGGGACGCCGGCCTCGACCTGATCGGCGAGGGGCAACTGCGCTGGGACGACATGCTCGCGCACCCGCTCGCGGTCCACGACAACGTGGAGACCCGCGGCATCGTCCGCTACTACGACAACAACAACTTCTACCGCGACCCCGTCGTCACGGGCGACCTGACGTTCGACGGCGACGTGGCCGCGGAACTGGAGGCCGCCGCGGAGGAGACCGACTCCCTGCAGGCGGTGCTCCCGGGTCCGTACTCGCTTTCCGACCTCGCGACGGACGAGCACTACGGCGACGAGGCCGAGTTCCTCGACGCCGTCGCCGAGTTCCTCGCCGGCGAGGCCGAGGCGTTCCCGGACGTCGAGACGCTGTTCCTGCTGGAGCCGTCGCTCGTCGAGAACGCGCCCGAGGACGGCGTCGACGAGCGCGCCAGCGAGGCCATCGACGCCGTGGCGAACGCCGTCGACGCCGACGTCGTCGCCCACACCTACTGGGGCGCGCTCGGCGAGAAGGTGTACGCGCACCTGCTGGACGCCGATATCGACGCCGTCGGCTTCGACTTCGTCGCGAACCAGGAGGACAACCTGTACAACATCAACGAGTACGGCGCGACCGACGACGTGGCGCTCGGTCTCGTGAACGGCCAGAACACGCTGATGGAGGAGGCAGACGCCATCCGCGAGCGCGTCGAGTGGGTGAACGAGCAGACCCCCGGCGCCGACTTCGAGAAGGCGTACCTGACGGCGAACACGGAGCTGTTCTACCTGCCGTACTCCGAGTTCGAACAGAAACTGCAGGCGCTCGCGGACGCCGCGTCCGCCAAGGAGGTGAAAGCATGA